The Achromobacter deleyi genome has a window encoding:
- a CDS encoding ribonuclease activity regulator RraA → MNPETRARLAGISTATLCTALFKRGLRNQFIQDVRPLNANLPNMVGPAFTLRYIPAREDLNTIKVFEDRSHPQRVAVETCPEGAVLVMDSRKDARAASAGSILITRLMKRGVAGVVTDGGFRDSPEIAELGFAAYHQRPSAPTNLTLHQALDINAPIGCGDVAVWPGDIVVGDREGVVVIPAHLADEISIEAVEMTAFEDFVTSQVQQGASILGLYPPTDPGTRDKFAAWRKEQGR, encoded by the coding sequence ATGAATCCCGAAACCCGCGCCCGGCTGGCCGGCATCAGCACCGCCACCCTGTGCACCGCCTTGTTCAAGCGCGGCCTGCGCAACCAGTTCATCCAGGATGTGCGTCCGCTGAACGCCAACCTGCCCAATATGGTCGGCCCGGCCTTCACGCTGCGCTACATCCCCGCGCGTGAAGACCTGAACACCATCAAAGTGTTCGAAGACCGCTCGCATCCCCAGCGCGTCGCCGTCGAAACCTGCCCGGAAGGCGCGGTGCTGGTCATGGACAGCCGCAAGGACGCGCGCGCGGCTTCCGCCGGCTCCATCCTGATCACGCGCCTGATGAAGCGCGGCGTGGCCGGCGTGGTGACCGACGGCGGCTTTCGCGATTCGCCCGAAATCGCCGAACTCGGTTTTGCCGCCTATCACCAGCGCCCGTCCGCTCCCACCAACCTGACCCTGCACCAGGCGCTGGACATCAACGCGCCCATCGGCTGCGGCGACGTGGCGGTGTGGCCGGGCGACATCGTCGTTGGCGACCGTGAAGGCGTGGTGGTGATCCCGGCGCATCTGGCCGACGAGATCTCGATCGAGGCCGTGGAAATGACTGCCTTCGAAGACTTCGTGACCAGCCAGGTGCAGCAGGGCGCGTCGATCCTGGGCCTGTACCCGCCCACCGATCCTGGCACCAGGGACAAATTCGCCGCGTGGCGCAAAGAACAGGGCCGCTGA
- a CDS encoding Bug family tripartite tricarboxylate transporter substrate binding protein encodes MRPIRLSALIFSALSALPAAHAADYPARSMELVVAYQPGGGSDNTARAIAEAARPPLLAQPTVVINKPGASGSIGWAYVANAQPDGYRLVLMTPEMLVVPLMGIGKTTVADFQPIARFTDDPSSVTVRADAPWKTVEEFLDDARKNPERIAVSNAGIGTVPHMAAAALGEQTGVKFVHVPYQGSAPAIMGLLAGDVQATTVAYAELQQHVDTGKLRTLAVMAPQRLENLPAVPTMKERGADLQFSVWRGIGLPKAAPADAVEKWRAAARHVAQSKDFQTLMRKQNLTPSYADQPQFAADVARQEQAFQTLVPKLNLKP; translated from the coding sequence ATGCGACCCATCCGCCTGTCCGCGCTGATCTTCAGCGCCCTGTCCGCCCTGCCCGCCGCGCACGCCGCGGACTATCCCGCGCGCTCCATGGAACTGGTGGTCGCCTACCAGCCCGGCGGCGGCAGCGACAACACCGCCCGCGCCATCGCCGAAGCCGCGCGCCCCCCGCTGCTGGCGCAGCCCACGGTGGTGATCAACAAGCCCGGCGCCAGCGGCTCCATCGGCTGGGCTTACGTAGCGAATGCGCAGCCCGACGGCTACAGGCTGGTCCTGATGACCCCGGAAATGCTGGTGGTGCCGCTGATGGGCATCGGCAAGACCACGGTCGCCGACTTCCAGCCTATCGCCCGCTTCACCGACGACCCCTCGTCGGTCACGGTGCGCGCCGACGCGCCCTGGAAGACGGTGGAAGAATTCCTGGACGACGCCAGGAAGAATCCGGAGCGGATCGCCGTGTCCAACGCCGGCATCGGCACCGTGCCGCACATGGCGGCCGCGGCGCTGGGCGAGCAGACCGGCGTGAAGTTCGTGCACGTGCCCTACCAGGGCTCGGCCCCGGCCATCATGGGCCTGCTGGCAGGCGACGTGCAGGCCACGACGGTGGCCTACGCCGAATTGCAGCAGCATGTCGACACCGGGAAGCTGCGTACGCTTGCCGTGATGGCGCCGCAGCGGCTGGAGAACCTGCCGGCCGTGCCCACGATGAAGGAGCGCGGCGCCGACCTGCAATTCAGCGTGTGGCGCGGCATCGGCCTGCCCAAGGCCGCGCCCGCCGACGCCGTGGAGAAATGGCGGGCCGCCGCCCGCCACGTGGCGCAGTCCAAGGACTTCCAGACCCTCATGCGCAAGCAGAACCTCACGCCCTCCTATGCCGACCAGCCGCAATTCGCCGCCGACGTGGCGCGCCAGGAGCAGGCCTTCCAGACGCTGGTGCCCAAGCTCAACCTGAAGCCCTGA
- a CDS encoding helix-turn-helix transcriptional regulator, which produces MPPREARNTQPPASPPKLAAAGALQDAALLRRLLRAKDRMDAASHEAWPVRRLAEVSGISEAYFARSFKRAFGLPPHRYLLTRRIERAVSLLRDTELSITDIAYSTGWESLGTFGRIFRDITGHSPGAMRSEARTDMPQGGIPACVLKAVQRPDLGTAVLEKRRRLAKDTVRTSTKEES; this is translated from the coding sequence ATGCCCCCGCGCGAAGCCCGAAACACGCAGCCGCCCGCCTCGCCCCCGAAGCTGGCCGCCGCCGGCGCCCTGCAGGACGCAGCCTTGCTGCGCCGCCTGCTGCGCGCCAAGGACCGTATGGACGCCGCTTCGCACGAGGCCTGGCCCGTCAGGCGCCTTGCCGAGGTCAGCGGTATCTCCGAGGCCTATTTCGCGCGCTCCTTCAAACGGGCCTTCGGCCTTCCGCCGCATCGCTACCTGCTGACACGGCGCATCGAGCGGGCCGTCAGCCTGTTGCGCGATACCGAACTGAGCATCACGGATATTGCCTACTCGACCGGCTGGGAAAGCCTGGGCACCTTCGGCCGCATCTTCCGTGACATCACCGGCCACAGCCCCGGCGCCATGCGCAGCGAGGCCCGTACCGATATGCCGCAGGGCGGCATCCCCGCCTGTGTACTGAAGGCCGTGCAGCGCCCCGATCTAGGCACCGCAGTTTTGGAGAAGCGCCGGCGCCTGGCCAAAGATACAGTGCGGACATCGACCAAGGAGGAGTCATGA
- a CDS encoding GntR family transcriptional regulator: protein MSQNSPLSASPSHPAAAPASGRSAGRLVRKTAVDLVVDELRDRILSGAIPPGSALRQELFAEELGVSRLPVREAIRQLSAEGLIDMIPHRGAYVSMLSRTEVQEFFDIRMRLEPWLFRVAVHQKDDGDLDRAEQVVAQMDAAAPEQWGRLNCQLHELLYRSAQRPAALGMIRALHEKSERYFRFQIVNAPIRQQAHDEHMELIALARQGQPEKAEAALERHIAQAADQILAIVDHLLDASAVPQPA from the coding sequence GTGTCCCAGAATTCACCGCTTTCCGCTTCCCCGTCTCATCCCGCCGCCGCGCCCGCCAGCGGCCGGTCCGCCGGCCGCCTGGTCCGCAAGACCGCCGTGGACCTGGTGGTGGATGAACTGCGCGACCGCATCCTGTCCGGCGCGATACCGCCCGGTTCGGCGCTGCGCCAGGAATTGTTTGCCGAGGAGCTGGGTGTCAGCCGCCTGCCGGTGCGCGAAGCGATCCGCCAGCTCAGCGCCGAAGGGCTGATCGACATGATCCCGCACCGGGGAGCCTATGTGTCGATGCTGTCGCGGACCGAAGTGCAGGAGTTTTTCGACATCCGCATGCGGCTGGAACCCTGGCTGTTCCGAGTCGCCGTGCACCAGAAGGATGACGGCGACCTGGACCGCGCCGAGCAGGTCGTGGCGCAGATGGATGCCGCCGCGCCCGAGCAGTGGGGCCGGCTCAATTGCCAGCTGCATGAACTCCTGTACCGTTCCGCGCAACGGCCGGCGGCGCTGGGCATGATCCGCGCGCTGCACGAAAAATCAGAGCGCTATTTCCGTTTCCAGATCGTCAATGCGCCGATCCGCCAGCAGGCCCACGATGAACACATGGAACTGATCGCGCTAGCCCGCCAGGGCCAGCCCGAAAAGGCGGAGGCCGCGCTGGAGCGGCATATCGCCCAGGCGGCGGACCAGATACTGGCCATCGTCGACCATCTGCTGGATGCCTCGGCCGTGCCGCAACCGGCCTGA
- a CDS encoding VOC family protein — translation MNEGINVAGLYVEDQDEALSFYVEKLGFRVHTDVRNGPYRWLTVQHPDQPSFQLGLFRPGPPIHDEATAQTLRAMVAKGAMPPLVLSVADCRASYARMKALGVEFTQEPVDRYGSVDAGFRDPAGNGWKMIQAPQGTA, via the coding sequence ATGAACGAAGGTATCAATGTCGCAGGCTTGTACGTCGAGGACCAGGACGAGGCGCTCTCGTTCTATGTTGAGAAGCTTGGATTTCGCGTACACACGGACGTACGCAATGGGCCCTACCGCTGGCTCACCGTCCAGCATCCGGATCAGCCCTCGTTTCAGCTCGGCCTTTTCAGGCCCGGCCCGCCCATCCACGACGAGGCCACGGCGCAAACCCTGCGCGCCATGGTGGCCAAAGGCGCCATGCCTCCGCTGGTGCTCTCGGTGGCCGACTGCCGCGCCAGCTACGCCCGAATGAAAGCCCTGGGCGTGGAGTTCACCCAAGAGCCCGTGGATCGCTATGGCAGCGTCGATGCCGGGTTCCGCGACCCGGCCGGCAACGGCTGGAAGATGATCCAGGCGCCGCAAGGCACGGCCTGA
- a CDS encoding NADH:flavin oxidoreductase, protein MSTFADRPAGAAQTAHAGLFTPLRVGKELSLSNRLAVAPMTRVSATADGHATKQMADYYGAFAAGGFGLVITEGIYTDKAHSQGYLFQPGLADDAQRDAWRTVVDRVHAQGGRIIAQLMHAGALSQGNPHRITTKGPSAVLPAGQQMAFYRGAGPYRMPEAMSADDIAEAVQSFAQAARRAQAAGFDGVEIHGANGYLLDQFLTAHTNLREDRYGGSLDNRLRLTVDVIQAVRLATTERFVVGVRCSQGKVNDFTHKWGGGEADAARIFDTLGGLPIDYLHTTEFEAWRPAFGEHGPSLAALARRHVSVPVLANGSLHDAVQAEGMMGRQEADFVSLGRGALTHADWPARLRAGEPQETFDRGLLTPIADLANAIRHRSELHAAVGSALPVP, encoded by the coding sequence ATGAGCACGTTCGCTGATCGTCCGGCAGGCGCTGCGCAAACCGCGCACGCCGGCTTGTTCACGCCGCTGCGGGTGGGGAAGGAGCTGAGCCTGTCCAACCGTCTCGCCGTCGCGCCCATGACCCGGGTCAGCGCCACGGCGGACGGCCACGCCACGAAGCAGATGGCTGACTACTATGGCGCCTTCGCTGCTGGCGGCTTCGGTCTGGTGATCACCGAAGGCATCTATACGGACAAGGCCCATTCGCAAGGCTATCTCTTCCAGCCGGGCCTGGCCGACGATGCCCAGCGCGATGCGTGGCGCACCGTGGTGGACCGCGTACATGCGCAGGGTGGGCGCATCATCGCGCAACTCATGCATGCGGGCGCGCTGTCGCAGGGGAATCCCCATCGCATCACGACGAAGGGTCCCTCGGCCGTGTTGCCGGCGGGACAGCAGATGGCTTTCTATCGCGGTGCGGGGCCCTACCGGATGCCCGAGGCGATGTCGGCCGATGATATCGCCGAGGCGGTCCAATCCTTCGCGCAAGCGGCGCGCAGGGCGCAGGCGGCCGGATTCGACGGCGTCGAGATACATGGCGCCAACGGGTATCTGCTGGACCAGTTTCTGACGGCCCACACCAATCTGCGCGAGGACCGCTACGGCGGCAGCCTGGACAACCGTCTGCGCCTGACGGTGGATGTCATCCAGGCTGTCCGCCTGGCAACGACAGAGCGCTTTGTCGTGGGGGTGCGCTGCTCGCAAGGCAAGGTCAACGACTTCACGCACAAGTGGGGCGGCGGCGAGGCCGATGCCGCACGGATCTTCGACACGCTCGGCGGGCTGCCCATTGATTACCTGCACACCACCGAGTTTGAAGCCTGGCGCCCGGCTTTCGGCGAGCACGGCCCCAGTCTCGCGGCGCTGGCGCGCAGGCACGTTTCGGTGCCGGTGCTGGCCAACGGTTCGCTGCATGATGCGGTGCAGGCCGAAGGGATGATGGGAAGGCAGGAGGCGGACTTCGTTTCGCTGGGCCGTGGCGCGCTCACGCATGCCGACTGGCCCGCGCGATTGCGCGCAGGTGAGCCGCAAGAGACATTCGATCGCGGGTTGCTGACGCCGATCGCTGACCTCGCCAATGCGATTCGTCATCGCTCGGAGCTACACGCCGCGGTTGGAAGCGCGCTGCCAGTCCCCTAA
- a CDS encoding dihydrodipicolinate synthase family protein: MSIQWQGVFPAVTTKLKSDFSLDLDAIRKGLERLIDNGVGGVVMMGMVGENAQLSPEEKLSVLRTAVETVNGRVPVISGVAETGTARAAAFAQEAAKIGVNGLMVFPGLTYKSDNRETVAFYRSVAQASPLPILLYNNPRGYGVDLTPDLVAELLEEPTIAAIKEESYDTTRVTDLITRFGDRLAVVCGVDDLILESAALGVTAWVSGMANAVPKASVDLLRMASEGDFVRARKLYAALTPLFHLDTVVKLVQHIKLAEHLITGSAETVKPPRLDLAGAERERTIAITKQTLADLSALGY; encoded by the coding sequence ATGAGCATTCAATGGCAAGGCGTTTTCCCCGCCGTCACCACCAAACTGAAATCGGATTTCTCGCTGGATCTGGACGCCATCCGCAAGGGTCTGGAACGCCTGATCGACAATGGCGTGGGCGGCGTCGTGATGATGGGGATGGTGGGCGAGAACGCTCAGTTGTCGCCCGAAGAAAAACTGAGCGTGCTGCGCACGGCCGTTGAAACCGTGAACGGGCGCGTGCCCGTGATTTCGGGCGTGGCGGAAACCGGCACCGCCCGCGCCGCCGCGTTCGCCCAGGAAGCGGCGAAGATCGGCGTGAACGGGCTGATGGTGTTCCCGGGCCTGACCTACAAGTCCGACAACCGCGAGACGGTGGCCTTCTACCGTTCGGTGGCGCAGGCCAGCCCCCTGCCCATCCTGCTGTACAACAACCCCCGCGGCTACGGCGTCGATCTGACGCCGGACCTGGTGGCCGAACTGCTGGAAGAGCCGACCATCGCCGCCATCAAGGAGGAGTCCTACGACACGACCCGCGTCACCGATCTGATCACGCGCTTTGGCGACCGCCTTGCCGTGGTGTGCGGGGTGGACGACCTGATACTGGAAAGCGCGGCGCTGGGCGTGACAGCCTGGGTATCCGGCATGGCCAACGCCGTGCCCAAGGCCTCGGTGGACCTGCTCCGGATGGCGTCCGAAGGCGATTTCGTCCGCGCGCGCAAGCTGTACGCCGCCCTGACGCCGCTGTTCCACCTGGATACGGTGGTCAAGCTGGTGCAGCACATCAAGCTGGCCGAACACCTGATCACCGGCAGCGCCGAAACCGTGAAGCCGCCGCGCCTGGACCTGGCCGGCGCGGAACGCGAACGCACCATCGCCATCACCAAACAGACGCTCGCGGACCTGTCCGCCCTGGGCTATTGA
- a CDS encoding Bug family tripartite tricarboxylate transporter substrate binding protein: MNTQRRGALAALLAGAVLGTLALPASAADWPAQKPISYVVPFTVGGSTDVVGRVLAQKLADRLHQNVIVENKPGAAGGIGATYVAKAAPDGYTLFGGTISTHAINASLYKNLKYDPVKDFEPVSLIAYLPNVLLVDPNLGVNSVADLIALLKRDPAKRTFASSGAGTSTHLAGELFSSMIGVPLTHVPYKGTPPAMVDVSAGSVTFMFDQMTAALPLLQTGKLKLLAVTTKDRIALAPEVPTMQEAGVAGFQMASWQAVYAPKGTPKPILDKLAAEIALIVKEPDVQEKLGKTMGMELVGSTPEQLRDLMATEIPRWAEVVKKSGATVE, from the coding sequence ATGAATACGCAACGACGCGGCGCGCTTGCCGCGCTGCTGGCCGGCGCCGTCCTCGGCACGCTGGCCTTGCCCGCCAGCGCCGCGGACTGGCCCGCGCAGAAGCCGATTTCCTATGTGGTGCCGTTCACCGTCGGCGGCTCGACCGACGTGGTGGGCCGGGTGCTGGCCCAGAAGCTGGCCGACCGCCTGCACCAGAACGTCATCGTGGAAAACAAGCCCGGCGCCGCCGGCGGCATCGGCGCCACCTATGTGGCCAAGGCGGCGCCCGACGGCTATACCCTGTTCGGCGGCACCATCAGCACGCACGCCATCAACGCCAGCCTGTACAAGAACCTGAAGTACGACCCGGTCAAGGATTTCGAGCCGGTGTCGCTGATCGCGTACCTGCCCAACGTGCTGCTGGTGGACCCCAACCTGGGTGTGAATTCGGTGGCTGACCTGATCGCGCTGCTCAAGCGCGACCCGGCCAAGCGCACCTTTGCATCCTCGGGCGCGGGCACGTCCACGCACCTGGCCGGCGAACTGTTTTCCAGCATGATAGGCGTGCCGCTGACGCACGTTCCCTACAAGGGCACGCCGCCCGCCATGGTGGACGTGTCCGCCGGTTCGGTAACGTTCATGTTCGACCAGATGACCGCCGCCTTGCCGCTCCTGCAGACCGGCAAGCTCAAGCTGCTGGCCGTGACCACCAAGGACCGCATCGCGCTGGCGCCCGAAGTCCCCACCATGCAGGAAGCGGGCGTGGCGGGCTTCCAGATGGCGTCCTGGCAGGCGGTCTATGCGCCCAAGGGCACGCCCAAGCCCATCCTCGACAAACTGGCGGCGGAGATCGCCCTGATCGTGAAAGAGCCGGACGTGCAGGAAAAACTGGGCAAGACCATGGGCATGGAACTCGTGGGCAGTACGCCCGAGCAGCTGCGCGATCTGATGGCCACCGAGATTCCGCGTTGGGCGGAAGTCGTGAAGAAGTCGGGCGCGACCGTCGAATAG